Proteins from a genomic interval of Granulicella sp. L56:
- a CDS encoding cytochrome c translates to MQRFRYALLLAAGAGFFLFQSRPISVYAASSAQAAQDGTVSGKPGANAYEGHCAICHGEQREGILPAFPPLVGIQHQKTDQQIIDLIHTGKGRMPGFPKLQGGELTALVHYLSTPALSASDSASDGNDNSSSVHSSGMVDAGKSLFQQNCAFCHGRDAMGGETGPDLTRSKLVLADVKGDKISEVVRDGRPEKKMPAFNFSSQEVLSLASYIHSQETKAASMKGGRRGVDVADLQTGNAAMGKTYFNGAGTCAKCHSATGDLAGIAKRFEGLQLEMRMLYPREAKSHVDVTLPSGAKLAGTLVYQDEFVIGMRDESGIYHSWKTRNVKFHVDSPVDAHVDLFSKYTDDDIHNLMAYLQTLR, encoded by the coding sequence ATGCAGAGATTTCGGTATGCACTACTTTTAGCAGCAGGAGCCGGGTTCTTTCTGTTTCAGTCCAGACCCATTTCTGTCTATGCGGCTTCGAGCGCTCAGGCGGCGCAGGATGGCACTGTTTCAGGCAAGCCCGGAGCCAATGCCTATGAGGGCCACTGCGCCATCTGTCATGGCGAGCAGCGCGAAGGCATCCTGCCCGCCTTTCCGCCGCTGGTAGGCATTCAACACCAGAAGACGGACCAGCAGATCATAGACCTCATTCACACCGGCAAGGGACGCATGCCCGGGTTCCCGAAGCTGCAGGGTGGTGAACTGACGGCGCTGGTGCACTACCTGAGCACACCCGCCTTGTCGGCCTCCGATTCGGCCTCCGATGGAAACGATAACTCGTCCTCAGTTCATTCTTCGGGTATGGTCGACGCGGGCAAATCACTGTTCCAACAGAACTGTGCCTTCTGCCATGGCCGCGATGCAATGGGCGGAGAGACTGGCCCTGACCTGACTCGTTCCAAGCTGGTGCTTGCGGACGTTAAGGGCGACAAGATCTCGGAGGTAGTGCGCGACGGCCGTCCGGAGAAGAAGATGCCTGCGTTCAATTTCTCCAGCCAGGAAGTGCTCAGCCTCGCATCCTACATTCACTCGCAGGAGACCAAGGCCGCATCGATGAAGGGCGGTCGCCGTGGCGTTGACGTTGCCGATCTGCAGACCGGTAATGCGGCGATGGGCAAGACGTACTTCAATGGTGCAGGTACTTGCGCGAAGTGCCATTCTGCGACCGGAGATCTCGCGGGAATCGCCAAGCGTTTCGAAGGCCTTCAGTTGGAGATGCGGATGCTCTATCCCCGTGAGGCTAAGAGCCATGTGGACGTCACCCTTCCTTCGGGCGCAAAGCTGGCGGGAACGCTGGTGTACCAGGATGAGTTCGTCATCGGCATGCGGGACGAGAGCGGCATCTATCACTCCTGGAAGACCAGGAATGTAAAGTTCCATGTGGACTCGCCGGTAGACGCGCACGTCGATCTCTTCAGCAAGTACACCGACGACGACATCCATAACCTGATGGCTTATCTGCAAACGCTGCGTTGA
- a CDS encoding site-2 protease family protein produces MNQEVVLILFQVVVLVLAFSVHECAHAWVAWKLGDPTAKMLGRVTLNPLKHLDPLGSVFMPLLALVYHWPLIGWAKPTPVTARNFKNYKRDDILVTLAGPASNLAMATVALVLLIILKHAIAGGLAAVATAVALASNIKGISTANLPALFPVALFLYFVILINLLLFIFNLIPIPPLDGSHILRHFLPYKAVQLYDRMGMIGLIVLFLIGGSFIFTIFFNPLLGTFNHLLFAL; encoded by the coding sequence ATGAATCAGGAAGTTGTACTCATTCTTTTTCAAGTAGTTGTTCTTGTGCTTGCCTTCAGCGTGCATGAGTGTGCCCATGCCTGGGTGGCGTGGAAGCTGGGCGATCCTACGGCCAAGATGCTGGGGCGGGTGACACTGAACCCGCTGAAACACCTGGACCCCTTGGGTTCTGTGTTTATGCCGCTGCTGGCGCTGGTCTACCACTGGCCGCTGATCGGCTGGGCCAAGCCGACGCCGGTGACGGCCCGTAACTTCAAGAACTACAAGAGGGACGACATCCTGGTGACGCTGGCCGGTCCAGCCAGCAACCTGGCCATGGCTACGGTGGCGCTGGTGTTGCTGATTATCCTCAAACATGCGATCGCAGGTGGCCTGGCGGCAGTGGCGACAGCGGTGGCGCTGGCCTCGAATATCAAAGGAATCTCTACGGCGAATCTCCCAGCTTTGTTTCCCGTGGCTTTGTTCCTTTATTTTGTGATACTTATCAATCTTCTGCTGTTCATCTTCAACCTGATCCCGATTCCTCCTTTGGACGGAAGCCATATTTTGCGGCACTTTCTTCCCTATAAGGCGGTGCAACTGTACGACCGCATGGGCATGATCGGGTTGATTGTGCTGTTCCTGATCGGTGGGAGCTTCATCTTTACCATCTTCTTTAACCCGCTTTTGGGAACGTTCAATCACCTGCTCTTTGCGCTCTAA
- a CDS encoding DMT family transporter yields MPHTTQRRALGFAACALASSLWGCGFFFGKIALAEMNFAHMVLYRFLFGMVPLAPLLITHRPHLNCREWGVLLAASFLGVPLQFLLQFYGLSMTTVSHAALMVGTMPVILAVGATLFAHERMDRTGWIAMAASTCGAALIALGGHHSSAGGSSLTGDLLIVASLFIALFWILFNKQLMERHSHIVITTYGLALGTAMLMVWVPLQYGLPPVAHISLKVWLALAASGLLCTATTTLLWNWGLTQVPASQAGVLLNMEPLIGSLLGVIVLGEHLGPDAWAGGVLILGAAILLTTRSRTLVREQLPI; encoded by the coding sequence ATGCCCCATACCACCCAGAGACGAGCGTTGGGCTTCGCAGCCTGCGCCCTGGCAAGCTCTTTGTGGGGCTGCGGCTTCTTCTTCGGCAAAATCGCCCTCGCCGAGATGAACTTCGCCCACATGGTGCTGTACCGATTTCTTTTCGGCATGGTGCCGCTCGCTCCCCTGCTCATCACCCACCGCCCGCACCTCAACTGCAGGGAGTGGGGAGTCCTGCTCGCCGCTTCGTTCCTCGGGGTGCCGCTCCAGTTTCTGCTCCAGTTCTACGGCCTCTCCATGACCACGGTCAGCCACGCCGCGCTGATGGTTGGGACAATGCCTGTCATTCTGGCTGTAGGCGCCACCCTCTTCGCGCACGAGCGCATGGACCGCACCGGCTGGATCGCCATGGCCGCCTCTACCTGCGGGGCCGCCTTGATCGCTCTCGGCGGCCACCATTCAAGCGCTGGAGGCTCATCGCTGACGGGCGATCTGCTCATCGTCGCTTCCCTCTTCATCGCACTCTTCTGGATTCTCTTCAACAAGCAGCTCATGGAGCGCCACTCCCACATCGTCATCACCACCTACGGGTTGGCGCTGGGCACGGCGATGCTGATGGTGTGGGTGCCCTTGCAGTATGGCCTGCCCCCGGTGGCGCACATCTCGCTGAAAGTATGGCTGGCGCTGGCGGCCAGCGGCCTGCTCTGCACGGCCACCACAACGCTGCTTTGGAATTGGGGTCTTACTCAAGTTCCCGCATCGCAGGCGGGAGTTCTGCTCAACATGGAGCCGCTGATCGGCAGTCTACTCGGCGTGATTGTGCTGGGCGAGCATCTCGGCCCCGATGCCTGGGCGGGCGGCGTACTTATCCTCGGCGCAGCGATCCTGCTGACAACCCGCTCGCGAACCCTTGTGCGCGAACAGCTTCCCATATAA
- a CDS encoding ScpA family protein gives MADEILQPEGAPELPEVTTEPTAAAASSAPDEKTAESATPEAHEPFELQPKPVPPRPPEPKRPSAAKEEASQSPFSVTVGAVYDGPLDLLLDLIRKQNIDIYDIPIARITSQFLDYTHQLKQTDVDAAGEFIYMASLLIHIKSKTLLPRDPNDILSGDPEDPRRELVERLLEHERFKAAAQMLMQKQQIEEATWSNPGIREFKEAANAEREIAADTVDLVRVFQDILNRLRERPVLNVDEESVTVAQMIDYVKRRLMMEDKPVSLRRLLHNTHTERALICMFLAMLELVRLQAVLLHQPVIQGDILIKKTDNFDAVFADQNQARDDWR, from the coding sequence ATGGCTGACGAAATTCTCCAACCCGAAGGCGCACCCGAGTTGCCTGAAGTGACGACGGAGCCAACCGCTGCGGCGGCCTCTTCCGCGCCGGACGAAAAAACAGCCGAGAGTGCAACGCCTGAAGCCCATGAGCCTTTTGAGCTGCAGCCGAAGCCGGTTCCACCGCGGCCGCCCGAGCCGAAGCGGCCTTCCGCCGCCAAGGAAGAGGCTTCACAGTCGCCGTTCTCGGTGACGGTTGGGGCTGTCTACGATGGGCCGCTCGACCTTCTGCTGGACCTGATTCGCAAGCAGAATATCGACATCTACGACATCCCCATTGCGCGCATTACCAGCCAGTTTCTGGACTACACCCACCAGTTGAAGCAGACCGATGTGGACGCGGCGGGCGAGTTCATCTACATGGCCTCGCTGCTGATTCACATCAAGTCGAAGACGCTGCTGCCGCGCGATCCCAACGATATTCTCAGCGGCGATCCTGAAGACCCGCGGCGCGAGCTGGTGGAGCGACTGCTGGAGCATGAGCGCTTCAAGGCCGCGGCGCAGATGTTGATGCAGAAGCAGCAGATCGAAGAGGCGACCTGGTCGAATCCGGGGATTCGCGAGTTCAAAGAGGCTGCCAACGCCGAGCGCGAGATCGCCGCCGACACCGTTGACCTGGTGCGAGTATTTCAGGATATTTTGAACCGTCTGCGCGAACGCCCCGTCTTGAATGTGGATGAGGAATCGGTCACGGTGGCGCAGATGATCGACTATGTGAAGCGGCGGCTGATGATGGAAGACAAGCCGGTAAGCCTACGGCGGCTGCTGCACAATACGCATACGGAGCGGGCGCTGATCTGCATGTTTCTGGCGATGCTCGAGCTGGTTCGTTTGCAGGCAGTATTGCTGCACCAGCCAGTCATACAGGGAGATATCCTCATCAAGAAGACGGACAACTTCGATGCGGTCTTTGCCGATCAGAATCAGGCGCGGGACGATTGGCGGTAG
- a CDS encoding acyltransferase, translated as MTVQAYRELKPTPEAEATFLKWLSQLNEDFTRSQSVDRRSEIVRDELYQIYLGRIHGAHKQSTLTIELASSVLAESFDPRNITLEPEYYGDVNAEQYAIRKPLIWFWQMFDRSPLGLNHWLGFRFRCMLGRHIFKHLGKHVRIFHNVEFTYGYNLTIEDNCTIHKNVMLDDRGGLILREGTSVSDYANIYSHTHDINKQADVTTKPTELGPRARVTYHGTVLAGANVGEDAMLGAMALATRDVPAQSVSVGIPARVKREKAKPSA; from the coding sequence ATGACCGTCCAGGCCTACCGCGAACTCAAACCAACCCCTGAGGCAGAGGCGACCTTCCTCAAGTGGCTCTCACAACTCAACGAGGACTTCACCCGCTCTCAGTCGGTCGATCGCCGTTCCGAGATCGTGCGCGATGAGCTTTACCAGATTTATCTTGGGAGAATTCATGGCGCTCACAAGCAATCGACGCTTACCATCGAGCTTGCCTCGAGCGTCCTTGCCGAGTCATTTGACCCGCGCAACATCACGCTGGAGCCGGAGTACTACGGCGACGTCAACGCTGAGCAATACGCTATACGCAAGCCGCTGATCTGGTTCTGGCAAATGTTCGATCGCTCTCCGCTGGGGCTGAACCACTGGCTTGGCTTTCGCTTTCGCTGCATGTTAGGCCGGCATATTTTCAAGCATCTCGGCAAACATGTGCGGATCTTCCATAACGTCGAATTTACCTATGGCTACAACCTGACCATCGAAGACAATTGCACGATCCACAAGAACGTGATGCTCGACGACCGGGGCGGCCTCATTCTGCGCGAAGGCACCAGCGTTTCGGATTACGCCAATATCTACAGCCATACTCACGACATCAACAAGCAGGCGGACGTCACCACCAAGCCCACGGAGCTGGGGCCGCGAGCACGCGTTACCTACCATGGAACGGTTCTTGCCGGAGCCAATGTCGGCGAAGATGCCATGCTGGGCGCAATGGCTCTGGCTACGCGCGACGTTCCGGCGCAGAGTGTTTCCGTCGGGATTCCGGCGCGGGTAAAGCGCGAGAAAGCCAAGCCCTCAGCATAA
- a CDS encoding multicopper oxidase family protein, whose translation MNRRSFISSAGALLASKSLYAALPLQAKQGKAPLAGKADHAIRIEPYTLEISPGVNIKTLAYNGQVPGPLLRMREGVPVSIDVTNATQNADLVHWHGLAIDSLNDGAMEEGSPMIAAGETHRYTFTPRPSGTRWYHTHAAAYDNLAVGTYTGQFGFLLIEGREQPVRYDKEINLAIHHWEPSFVPMVQTMREQSSNMPLTTGSDVGYKYATINSHRLGAGEPIRVKQGERVLMRLLNASGTENVVLSLPGHKFTIMAMDGNPVPNPKSVEVLSLAVAERVDAIVEMNSPGVWVLGSTLAKEREMGLGVVIEYAGKTGTPVWNDPAPQEWDYAQFANAVASPNTPDEIFELTFRDFGPKPGSKFDTWTINKRSWPDIDPLMVQQGKRYRLVFRNGSGDQHPMHLHRHTFEVTRIGKTQISGLMKDVINVMPLDTVEVEFVANNPGDTLMHCHQQLHMDYGFMQLIKYSV comes from the coding sequence ATGAATCGTAGAAGCTTTATCTCGTCGGCCGGCGCGTTGCTGGCGAGCAAATCACTTTATGCTGCACTTCCTCTGCAGGCGAAGCAAGGTAAGGCTCCATTAGCGGGAAAGGCAGATCATGCCATCCGCATCGAGCCATACACGCTGGAGATCAGCCCCGGCGTCAACATCAAGACACTGGCTTACAACGGGCAGGTTCCGGGACCGTTGCTGCGAATGCGCGAAGGCGTCCCGGTCAGCATCGATGTGACCAACGCTACCCAGAACGCGGACCTCGTCCACTGGCATGGCCTCGCCATCGATTCGCTGAATGACGGCGCGATGGAAGAAGGGTCGCCGATGATCGCGGCGGGCGAGACACACCGCTACACGTTCACGCCCAGGCCCTCAGGCACTCGCTGGTATCACACCCACGCTGCTGCCTATGACAATCTTGCGGTGGGCACCTATACCGGACAGTTCGGCTTCCTTCTGATCGAAGGCCGTGAGCAGCCTGTACGCTACGACAAGGAGATCAATCTCGCCATCCACCACTGGGAGCCCTCGTTTGTGCCCATGGTGCAGACGATGCGCGAGCAGTCCTCCAACATGCCGCTGACCACCGGATCGGATGTCGGGTACAAATACGCAACCATCAACTCGCACCGGCTGGGTGCGGGCGAACCTATCCGCGTCAAGCAGGGTGAGCGTGTGCTGATGCGATTGCTGAATGCGAGTGGGACCGAGAACGTCGTGCTTTCGCTGCCGGGACATAAGTTCACCATCATGGCGATGGACGGCAATCCCGTACCAAATCCAAAGTCAGTGGAAGTGCTCTCGCTGGCAGTGGCAGAGCGCGTGGACGCAATCGTCGAGATGAACTCGCCCGGGGTCTGGGTGCTCGGTTCGACGCTCGCGAAGGAACGCGAGATGGGCCTTGGCGTTGTGATTGAGTATGCGGGAAAGACGGGCACGCCGGTGTGGAACGATCCAGCGCCCCAGGAATGGGACTACGCACAGTTCGCCAATGCGGTAGCGTCGCCCAACACGCCGGACGAAATATTCGAGCTTACCTTCCGTGATTTCGGCCCGAAACCGGGCTCGAAGTTCGATACCTGGACGATCAACAAGAGGTCGTGGCCTGACATCGATCCTCTGATGGTGCAGCAGGGCAAGCGGTACAGGCTGGTCTTTCGCAATGGCAGCGGCGACCAGCATCCGATGCACCTGCACCGGCACACCTTTGAAGTAACTCGCATCGGCAAGACGCAAATCAGCGGGTTGATGAAGGATGTCATCAATGTCATGCCGCTCGATACCGTGGAAGTAGAATTCGTTGCCAATAATCCCGGTGACACGTTGATGCACTGCCATCAACAGCTCCATATGGATTATGGTTTCATGCAGTTGATCAAGTATTCGGTCTAG
- a CDS encoding BrnT family toxin, which yields MDVIYLHRRLRFVWNAEKARTNNVKHAVTFEESCEVFFDPLYVSVDATEDDEVLEAAVGVTTARRLLVVVHLVIEGNSIRIISARAATTQERRQYEDDI from the coding sequence ATGGATGTAATTTACCTTCATCGCAGGCTTCGCTTTGTCTGGAATGCCGAAAAAGCCCGGACAAATAATGTGAAGCACGCAGTGACCTTCGAAGAGTCATGCGAAGTATTTTTTGATCCCTTGTACGTGTCCGTTGACGCTACCGAGGACGATGAAGTACTAGAGGCTGCAGTCGGAGTCACGACGGCGAGACGTCTATTGGTCGTAGTTCATCTGGTCATTGAGGGAAATTCCATTCGAATCATTTCGGCGCGGGCTGCCACGACGCAGGAAAGGAGACAGTATGAAGACGACATCTGA
- a CDS encoding SIMPL domain-containing protein — protein sequence MKILRVTAIALCTAAIAASAQTIQVNKENRTISVTATDKVTAIADIATVHVGFIVYGPDSDAAYANGSRTSNAIMKALTSARIPSDSIESENQSVTPVQNYQVEKLTDAEKAKRQFQVTQSWTVRTNANDAAKVLDLAVKAGANQSGQIDWSFKDENAPEAQAAAKALQRARSQAEQMAQSLNAKLGGLLYASNEVQASPIRPMMMRAMAASPAMDKVEPLAINPRQIEKSATVTAIFAIE from the coding sequence ATGAAGATCCTTCGCGTCACCGCTATCGCACTCTGCACCGCTGCCATCGCTGCCTCCGCGCAGACGATTCAGGTCAACAAGGAAAACCGCACCATCTCCGTCACGGCCACCGATAAGGTAACCGCCATAGCGGATATCGCTACCGTCCATGTCGGATTTATCGTCTATGGCCCGGACAGCGATGCCGCCTATGCCAACGGATCGCGTACCTCGAATGCCATCATGAAGGCGCTGACCTCTGCCAGAATTCCATCGGACTCTATCGAGAGCGAAAACCAGTCCGTTACCCCGGTGCAGAACTATCAGGTGGAAAAGCTGACGGATGCCGAGAAGGCCAAGCGCCAGTTCCAGGTGACGCAGAGCTGGACCGTCCGCACGAATGCCAACGATGCGGCGAAGGTGCTTGACCTTGCGGTGAAGGCAGGGGCCAACCAAAGCGGACAGATCGATTGGAGCTTCAAGGATGAGAACGCCCCCGAGGCCCAGGCTGCTGCGAAAGCCTTGCAACGCGCCCGCTCTCAGGCAGAGCAGATGGCACAAAGTCTCAATGCCAAGCTTGGCGGACTACTCTATGCGAGCAACGAGGTCCAGGCAAGCCCCATTCGACCCATGATGATGCGCGCTATGGCCGCCTCACCAGCGATGGATAAAGTTGAGCCACTGGCCATCAATCCTCGACAGATTGAAAAGTCGGCCACCGTCACCGCCATTTTTGCCATCGAATAG
- the trpS gene encoding tryptophan--tRNA ligase → MTENTSNTPRRRVLSGMRPTGRLHLGNYMGALYNWVKLQHEYECYFFIADYHALTTDYADTSNLKQNIRDVALDFLSAGLDPKLCTIFVQSKVPAHFELNDLLGMITPLSWLERVPSYKDQQEQLKEKDLATFGFLGYPLLQSADILLYQPKYVPVGKDQEAHVEITREVARRFNSLYPGRFYLDSNAAPWELEAVKTKARKIAKQPDKEDFNTHELVQAAHQTKLKSIYSVGTILPEPEVLLTPSPKLPGTDGRKMSKSYKNTILLSDPEPEIRSKLKTMVTDPARIRREDRGNPDVCPVFDLHKVFSSEETQQKAREGCTTAGIGCIECKSWLADGVVEALAPIQERRRHFEANPDEVDAILQDGAAKAAARAAITMQQVRSAVGLE, encoded by the coding sequence ATGACTGAAAATACATCGAACACGCCGCGCCGCCGTGTCCTCAGCGGGATGCGTCCCACGGGCCGGTTGCATCTCGGCAACTACATGGGCGCGCTCTACAACTGGGTAAAACTCCAGCACGAATACGAGTGCTACTTCTTCATCGCGGACTATCACGCGCTGACGACGGACTATGCGGATACAAGCAATCTGAAGCAGAATATCCGCGATGTGGCCCTCGATTTCCTTTCTGCGGGGCTTGATCCGAAACTTTGCACAATCTTTGTTCAAAGCAAGGTCCCCGCGCATTTCGAACTTAACGATCTGTTGGGGATGATCACGCCTTTGAGTTGGCTTGAGCGCGTCCCCAGCTATAAGGACCAGCAAGAGCAGCTAAAAGAGAAGGATCTTGCCACCTTCGGTTTCCTCGGCTACCCGCTGTTACAGTCCGCCGACATTCTCCTTTATCAGCCCAAGTATGTGCCCGTTGGCAAAGACCAAGAGGCTCACGTTGAGATTACCCGTGAGGTCGCGCGTCGCTTCAACTCCCTTTATCCCGGCCGCTTTTATCTTGACTCCAATGCGGCTCCCTGGGAGTTGGAGGCTGTCAAGACGAAGGCACGGAAGATTGCGAAACAGCCTGACAAAGAAGACTTCAATACACACGAACTGGTTCAGGCAGCACATCAAACAAAGCTCAAATCGATCTACTCTGTTGGGACTATTCTTCCCGAACCTGAAGTGCTGCTGACGCCGTCCCCCAAGCTGCCCGGCACCGACGGGCGCAAGATGTCGAAGAGTTATAAGAACACCATTCTGCTTTCTGACCCAGAGCCGGAAATCCGGTCCAAGCTGAAGACGATGGTCACCGATCCCGCCCGCATTCGCCGTGAAGATCGCGGCAATCCGGATGTGTGCCCGGTCTTCGACCTGCATAAAGTGTTCTCGAGCGAAGAGACGCAGCAGAAGGCGCGTGAAGGCTGCACCACTGCCGGTATAGGCTGTATCGAGTGCAAGAGCTGGCTGGCTGACGGCGTGGTCGAGGCGCTGGCGCCCATACAGGAGCGTCGCCGTCACTTTGAGGCCAACCCCGACGAAGTTGACGCCATCCTTCAGGACGGCGCTGCAAAGGCTGCGGCTCGTGCCGCCATTACGATGCAGCAGGTACGCTCTGCTGTGGGTCTGGAATAG
- a CDS encoding TonB-dependent receptor produces MPAWGQVNYGEVRVKVSDPSGIAVKATVQLASAGNDYDKSFVTDGSGALVVEQVPYGVYRVQVQKAGFAKFSSTLQVHSALPLEEAVRLSIPLVVTKVTVTDADTMIDPYQPDSVMQIGAKQIDERLSSLPGRSVQDLVNSQPGWLYEGNAVLHPRGSEYQTQFVVDGIPLTDNRSPSFGPEVEADDLDSIRIYTAGYPAEYGRKMGGVVELNTHRQTASGLHGQLALSGGSYDTATSYGQLQNVWGKNTVDVSAAGSMTSHYLNPVVPENYTNKGTIGDFSTRYERDATDNDRLIFSVRHEFSRFLIPNELIQQQAGQIQNGDNFETIGTVNYQHIFSPDSLGTLSGMVRDNANNLYSNADSTPVIAFQHNNFREGYFKGTFSLHHGRHEFKAGVESDNTFLHEKFNYFITDPDQFDDDTPQTLNFVDQRPDLEQSAFVEDLIRLGNWTVSAGLRWDHYQLLLNQNAFSPRLTVGHYLPSLKMVLHASYDRIFQTPSFENILISSSPQIDALSDQFLRLPVKPSVGNYYEGGITQALSDRMRVDVNFYRRDVRNYADDDQLLNTGVSYPIAFDKSVIYGAEGKLELVRLQKLTGFVSYSYMVGNVWFPVTGGLFLGDDVSDALSQLTGHFPDSQDQRNTLRTRFKYQLVPRVDFAAGASYGSGLPFEYTGDEADALAQYGPEVISRINFARGRILPLLAVNASLGADVYRSERVKMRFQVDGDNLNNRLNVIDFGGLFSGNAIGPARSFAVRMNASF; encoded by the coding sequence GTGCCCGCGTGGGGGCAGGTGAACTACGGAGAGGTGCGCGTGAAGGTGAGCGATCCTTCCGGCATTGCGGTTAAAGCTACGGTTCAGTTGGCCTCCGCTGGCAATGACTATGACAAATCTTTCGTCACCGATGGCTCAGGCGCGCTTGTTGTCGAGCAGGTTCCTTATGGCGTCTATCGGGTGCAAGTGCAGAAGGCAGGCTTTGCCAAATTTTCGAGCACACTGCAGGTGCACTCCGCGCTGCCGCTTGAAGAGGCCGTTCGGCTCAGCATTCCATTGGTGGTCACAAAGGTCACGGTGACCGATGCGGACACCATGATCGATCCGTATCAGCCTGATTCGGTGATGCAGATTGGCGCAAAGCAGATCGACGAGCGGCTGTCGTCGTTGCCGGGACGCTCGGTGCAGGACCTGGTCAATTCGCAGCCGGGATGGCTCTACGAAGGCAACGCAGTCCTGCACCCACGCGGCTCGGAGTATCAGACTCAGTTTGTGGTCGATGGGATTCCGCTGACAGACAATCGCTCTCCCAGCTTTGGGCCAGAGGTGGAAGCCGACGATCTCGACTCTATCCGAATCTATACGGCAGGCTATCCCGCGGAGTATGGCAGAAAGATGGGCGGCGTCGTGGAGCTGAACACGCATCGGCAGACCGCTTCTGGACTGCATGGACAGCTTGCACTTTCCGGCGGCAGCTACGACACCGCTACTTCATATGGCCAGTTGCAGAATGTGTGGGGCAAGAACACCGTTGACGTGAGCGCGGCCGGAAGCATGACCAGCCACTATCTGAATCCGGTGGTTCCGGAGAACTACACGAACAAGGGGACGATCGGGGATTTCTCGACGAGGTATGAGCGCGATGCCACCGACAACGATCGCCTGATCTTCAGCGTGCGCCACGAATTTTCGCGTTTTCTCATTCCCAACGAACTCATTCAGCAGCAGGCCGGTCAGATTCAGAACGGGGACAACTTCGAGACGATCGGCACGGTGAACTATCAGCACATCTTCTCGCCGGACAGCCTGGGCACGTTGTCCGGAATGGTGCGGGACAACGCGAATAATCTCTACTCGAACGCCGATTCCACGCCGGTCATCGCCTTTCAGCACAATAATTTTCGCGAAGGATATTTCAAAGGGACTTTTTCGCTTCATCATGGCCGGCACGAGTTCAAGGCCGGGGTGGAATCGGACAACACCTTTCTGCACGAGAAGTTCAACTACTTCATCACCGACCCTGATCAGTTCGACGACGACACGCCGCAGACGTTGAACTTCGTGGACCAGCGTCCCGACCTTGAGCAGTCGGCGTTCGTGGAAGACCTCATCCGGCTGGGCAACTGGACGGTCAGCGCGGGGCTGCGATGGGACCACTACCAGCTGCTGCTGAACCAGAATGCGTTCAGCCCCCGGCTTACGGTGGGGCACTATCTGCCATCGCTCAAAATGGTCCTGCACGCCTCGTACGACCGTATCTTTCAGACACCGTCGTTTGAGAACATCCTTATCTCCAGCTCGCCTCAGATCGACGCGCTCAGCGACCAGTTTCTGCGGCTGCCGGTGAAGCCATCGGTGGGCAACTACTACGAGGGCGGCATCACCCAGGCGCTCTCCGACCGGATGCGCGTCGACGTCAACTTCTATCGCCGCGATGTGAGGAACTATGCGGACGACGACCAGCTTCTCAATACCGGCGTCAGCTATCCCATCGCATTCGACAAGTCGGTCATCTATGGGGCCGAGGGAAAACTTGAGCTGGTTCGGCTGCAGAAGCTTACCGGCTTCGTCAGCTACTCCTATATGGTGGGCAACGTCTGGTTCCCGGTTACCGGGGGACTTTTTCTCGGCGACGACGTAAGCGATGCGCTCTCTCAACTGACCGGCCACTTTCCCGACTCGCAGGACCAGCGCAACACGCTCAGAACGCGATTTAAATATCAGCTTGTGCCGCGCGTCGATTTTGCTGCCGGGGCTTCGTATGGCTCGGGCCTGCCGTTTGAATACACCGGCGACGAGGCCGACGCACTGGCTCAATATGGTCCAGAGGTCATCAGCCGCATCAACTTCGCACGCGGCCGCATCCTTCCTCTGCTTGCGGTGAATGCCTCGCTGGGCGCTGATGTCTATCGCAGCGAGAGAGTCAAGATGCGCTTTCAGGTCGATGGAGACAATCTCAACAATCGTCTCAATGTCATCGATTTCGGCGGCCTCTTCTCCGGCAACGCCATTGGTCCGGCACGGAGTTTTGCTGTCCGCATGAACGCAAGCTTTTAG